A single Triticum dicoccoides isolate Atlit2015 ecotype Zavitan chromosome 2A, WEW_v2.0, whole genome shotgun sequence DNA region contains:
- the LOC119357851 gene encoding bidirectional sugar transporter SWEET7a-like yields MALSGMRGLSVFISDIRNCHNKEQECLHVDKDLGNIRTRFKNEKDAWFYAKDLILSWETMTTYGAIGPFVVQPTFWRIIKNKDVEEFKSNLYLATLLNCMLWVFYDILCVIFGSAMYTCPLTIMGKVIKTKSVEYMPFFLSLVSFLNSVRWTSYALIKFDLYVTIPNGLAMLFGLVLYACYYRSTPKKEKSIKLKCD; encoded by the exons ATGGCGCTCTCGGGTATGCGGGGGCTATCGGTCTTCATCAGCGACATCCGCAATTGCCACAACAAGGAGCAGGAGTGCCTCCACGTCGACAAGGATCTCGGCAACATCCGCACCCGATTCAAGAATGAAAAG GATGCATGGTTCTATGCAAAAGATCTGATCTTGTCGTGGGAAACCatgaccacctatggggccatcggccCCTTTGTGGTTCA GCCGACGTTCTGGCGGATCATCAAGAACAAGGACGTGGAGGAGTTCAAGTCAAACCTGTACCTAGCGACGCTACTCAACTGCATGCTCTGGGTGTTCTACGACATCCTCTGCGTCATATTCGGCTCTGCAATGTACACCTGCCCGCTCACCATCATG GGTAAAGTGATCAAGACCAAGAGCGTCGAGTACATGCCCTTCTTCCTATCGCTGGTGAGCTTCCTCAACAGCGTCCGCTGGACATCCTACGCTCTCATCAAATTCGACCTCTACGTCACG ATCCCCAATGGCCTCGCTATGCTATTCGGCCTCGTCCTGTACGCCTGCTACTACAGGTCGACCCCCAAGAAGGAGAAGAGCATAAAGCTCAAATGTGATTGA